In the genome of Oligoflexus sp., the window ACCAATGAATATCGAGCTGCCATGCGCTGCGCTTTGTCATGGCACGGGACGGGGCCATTCCCCGGTGAGAGTTCTGAGAAAGCTGACCAGCGAATTGATTTCCGAGCGGCTGAGTTCCCTACCAAGCTGATAGCGGCCCATGCCGGCTACAGCGTCGTCCAGGGTGGCTGCAGAACCATTGTGAAAGTAGGGAGCCGTGTGCTCCACATTCCTGAGACTAGGGACCTTAAACACGAACTTATCCTCGTCCTTTCGGGTCACAGCATAACGCCCGAGGTCACGCTCGAAGAGCCTGCGCTCGGCCTTGGGATTGGCATGGCGAAAGATCCCGAACTTTTGATACATGTTGCCGCCCAGAAGCCTTCCCTGATGACAGGAGCTGCAGCCCAGGTCCTTGAAGAGCTGATAGCCCTTCTTTTCCAGGGGGCTTATGGCCTGGGTTTCCCCGCGCAGATAACGATCGAAGCGGGCATTCGGTGTGATCAAAGAACGTTCATAGGTGGCGATGGCCTTTTTTATGAGATCAGGACTCAGGCTTTGACCTTGATACTGCGGGTCACCTTGAAGCCGCTGCAATACGGTTGGCCAATCGTTTTGAAAGACCCTGGGTGATGTCAGCGTAATTTCGATCTGCTCTTCCAGGGATTCCGCCCGACCGGTCCAAAGATATTTGAAATGAAAGCCTACGTTGAAGATGGTGGGAATATTGAATCCATCGGGTCGCGTGGGTGGTGCAGCAGGGCCTTCAATACCGCCGCGCTGAAGGTCATGACAGCTGGCGCAGGATTGGTCCTGATGCCGCGACAGACGCTTGTCCTGGAAAAGTTTGGCTCCGAGGCGCAAAAGCCTCGGATCGAGCTCGACTGTCAATGGCAGGGGCTCAATCGGTTCATGCCCTTCGACCCTAAGGCTCCAGCACAGGATGGAGAGGAGGAGCCTGCGCATCATAGCTGTTGCGCCAGCTGATCTATATCATCGAGGATTTCATTCTGCTGCAAAATTTTGATGCGACGCGCCAGCGTGGTCTTCGGGATACCCAGCTGATCGGCAAGAACCCTGAGGGAAAGCCGCGGCGTTTTTTGCAGAAGGGATCGAATACATTGCCCCAGAAGCTTTTCCGCCAGCCTTTCAAAGTGAAAGGGCGCAGGATCGGAAGGGTCGATGGGAATTTTCAAACAGCTATCGGTCATGGGCTCCATGTCCCGATGCAGCATCCGCTGCGGAAGCGAGAGAAGAGTCAACTCCTTATCCACGTGAAGTTCCGTCATGGCCCGCAGGCAGTTGCGAAGCTCGCGAATATTGCCATCGGCCCATTCATAGGATTGAAGCAGCTTCAAGGCCGTGGGATTGATGCGATACGGTCCGCCCGTCATGGTCTGACAGAAATAGTCGACGAGTTCGGGAATCTCGTCCTTGCGTTGACGCAGGGGCGCAAGGATGATTTCCGTTTCCATCAGTCTTTGCCAAAGGTCCTTACGAAAACGTCCGGCCAGGACCAGATCATCCAAAGGTTCGTTGGCCGCTGAAATAATGCGGATATGAAGCCTCTGCGGTTGATGGGACCCAAGCGGCAGGACTTCATTGTTTTCAAGAACGCGGAGCAGGGCGACCTGCGCGGATGGACTCAGGCAGACCACCTCATCCAGAAACAGCCAGCCGCCCGATGCCGCCTGCAGATAACCTTTTTTATCGCGATCAGCGCCTGTGAAAGCACCCTTCACGTGACCGAAGAGTTCGCTTTCCAAAAGATTGGGATTGATGGCCCCACAGTTGACGCGAATGAAAGGCCTCTGCCTTTCGAATGTTCCAATCATGGTCGCGAGCACTTCCTTGCCCGTTCCCGATTCGCCCTTGATATGAATGGCTGTGACCGCGGATCGAACCAGAGCCTCCACCCGCAACGCCAGCCTTTGCATGGTCTGGCCCACAGGTTTCATGCCCGAAGAATCGGTGTGCGTGGCGGTGGCCTCATACTGAAGATGGGCGAGCTGATAGGCTTTGATCAACCGCAGAGGCAAGGTTCCCGTGTCATAGGATTTGGCAATGTAGTCATCCGCCCCGCGTTCAAGGCAGCTGCGAATCGTCTGGATATCATCGAGGTTGGAGCACATGAAGGCGACGATTCGAGGATTCGTAGCTTTGACTTTCTCAAGAAGGCTGACGCCGCCGCGACCATCTTCCGCGAGATGAATATCAAGGACGACGATGTGGGGTCGAAAGGCCCTTAGCCTTGTCAGGAAATCATCGGCATCCTGAGCCAGTTCCAACTGAAATGTCGTGCCGAAGGCTGCCTGCGAGAGCGCCTCGGAGAATTTTTTGCGAGCGACAAAATTATCATCAACATACAGGACCTTGATTTTTTCCAGCATAGGACCGCCCTTACTCGGATTGGATATAGTCGCGGGCTGCCCGAATTCGGACGACGGCCTTTTTCATTTCCTCGATATAATGGGGCGCATCCTCATCTGCAAAGCGATATCCACGGTCGTCCACGAGCTTGATGATATATTCAAGAACGTTCAATGACTCAGAGAGATTATGAATCTGGCCCCGACGGATGTCCTGCTTATCCAAATGGTCTGCTCCTTGTACCCTCTCAGCAAAGTCGGTTTCATACTTAGATCCACAGGGCAGCAAGAATCAAGAGTATAGTGACATAACAGACGAAAAGAAGAATGAGCTGGAGCGTCTTCATGGGGGACATTCCCTGGCGGTTCGTTGTTCCCTTGAGTTTTACGCATTGTGCCTTTTTTTGTGTCATCGCAATGTCACGAGACGAGAAGAATTTCATGCGTAAGTTTTAGGCATGACCGAACGGTGGCGCGGCCACCGCGGTCCTGTGGATATGGGAGAGGTTTAGGCAGGCAGCTTCCGGAAGGCGATGGCAAATCTGTTCCAGGTGTTAATAGTCGTGATAGCCAGGGTCAGCTCGACGATTTCAGACGCGGTGAAGTGAAGCTCCACGCGTTCCCAGAGAGAGTCTGGGGCATGGTCATCCGCAATAAGCGTGACGGACTCCGCCCATTCCAACGCGGCCCGCTCGCGCTCATTAAAAAAGGGCGTGTCCCGCCATGCCGATAGAGCCATCAGACGCCTCTCATCTTCACCGGCTTTTCGAGCGTCACGGGCATGCTGATCAATGCAGTAGGCGCAGCCATTGATCTGCGAGACGCGCAGGCGAACCAATTCGATCATCGACTTTTCAAGACCAGCACGCGCAATATGCTGCTCAATGTCGATCAGAGTTTTTATGGCCTCGGGAGCAGACTTAAAGAAATCAAGACGGGATTGCATGGGAAACTCCTTTGTGTTGC includes:
- a CDS encoding sigma-54-dependent transcriptional regulator, which codes for MLEKIKVLYVDDNFVARKKFSEALSQAAFGTTFQLELAQDADDFLTRLRAFRPHIVVLDIHLAEDGRGGVSLLEKVKATNPRIVAFMCSNLDDIQTIRSCLERGADDYIAKSYDTGTLPLRLIKAYQLAHLQYEATATHTDSSGMKPVGQTMQRLALRVEALVRSAVTAIHIKGESGTGKEVLATMIGTFERQRPFIRVNCGAINPNLLESELFGHVKGAFTGADRDKKGYLQAASGGWLFLDEVVCLSPSAQVALLRVLENNEVLPLGSHQPQRLHIRIISAANEPLDDLVLAGRFRKDLWQRLMETEIILAPLRQRKDEIPELVDYFCQTMTGGPYRINPTALKLLQSYEWADGNIRELRNCLRAMTELHVDKELTLLSLPQRMLHRDMEPMTDSCLKIPIDPSDPAPFHFERLAEKLLGQCIRSLLQKTPRLSLRVLADQLGIPKTTLARRIKILQQNEILDDIDQLAQQL
- a CDS encoding carboxymuconolactone decarboxylase family protein — translated: MQSRLDFFKSAPEAIKTLIDIEQHIARAGLEKSMIELVRLRVSQINGCAYCIDQHARDARKAGEDERRLMALSAWRDTPFFNERERAALEWAESVTLIADDHAPDSLWERVELHFTASEIVELTLAITTINTWNRFAIAFRKLPA
- a CDS encoding cytochrome-c peroxidase, whose amino-acid sequence is MMRRLLLSILCWSLRVEGHEPIEPLPLTVELDPRLLRLGAKLFQDKRLSRHQDQSCASCHDLQRGGIEGPAAPPTRPDGFNIPTIFNVGFHFKYLWTGRAESLEEQIEITLTSPRVFQNDWPTVLQRLQGDPQYQGQSLSPDLIKKAIATYERSLITPNARFDRYLRGETQAISPLEKKGYQLFKDLGCSSCHQGRLLGGNMYQKFGIFRHANPKAERRLFERDLGRYAVTRKDEDKFVFKVPSLRNVEHTAPYFHNGSAATLDDAVAGMGRYQLGRELSRSEINSLVSFLRTLTGEWPRPVP